One window of the Eucalyptus grandis isolate ANBG69807.140 chromosome 6, ASM1654582v1, whole genome shotgun sequence genome contains the following:
- the LOC104448145 gene encoding probable cytokinin riboside 5'-monophosphate phosphoribohydrolase LOGL10, whose protein sequence is MENQRQSPLKSRFSRVCVFCGSSPGKSPSYQLAAIQLGKQLVERDIDLVYGGGSIGLMGLVSQVVYDGGRHVLGVIPKTLMPREITGETIGEVRPVSGMHQRKAEMARQADAFIALPGGYGTLEELLEVITWAQLGIHDKPVGLLNVDGYYNSLLSFIDKAVDEGFVTPSARHIIVSAPTAHELLTKLEEYEPKHSGVASKLTWEMEQQLGHCTKSDIAR, encoded by the exons ATGGAGAACCAACGCCAGAGCCCCCTGAAATCGAGATTCAGCCGCGTCTGCGTCTTCTGCGGGAGCAGCCCTGGCAAGAGCCCCTCCTATCAGCTCGCTGCCATTCAACTCGGAAAGCAACTG GTCGAAAGGGACATTGACCTGGTGTATGGTGGAGGAAGCATTGGTTTGATGGGTCTAGTCTCTCAAGTTGTTTACGATGGGGGCCGCCACGTGTTGGG AGTGATTCCCAAGACGCTGATGCCGAGAGAG ATCACGGGGGAGACAATTGGAGAAGTGAGACCTGTGTCAGGCATGCACCAGAGGAAGGCCGAGATGGCCCGCCAAGCCGATGCATTCATTGCCTTGCCCG GTGGTTACGGGACCTTGGAGGAGCTCCTGGAGGTGATCACATGGGCTCAGTTGGGAATCCATGATAAGCCG GTGGGATTGCTGAACGTGGACGGGTACTACAACTCGCTCCTGTCGTTCATAGACAAGGCCGTGGACGAGGGCTTCGTCACCCCCTCCGCCCGCCACATCATCGTCTCCGCCCCGACGGCGCACGAGCTCCTCACCAAGCTGGAG GAGTACGAGCCGAAGCACAGCGGGGTGGCCTCCAAGCTGACCTGGGAGATGGAGCAGCAGCTGGGCCACTGCACCAAGTCAGACATCGCCCGTTGA